Below is a genomic region from Escherichia ruysiae.
AGAGGTTTCGGCACGCCTCACGCCGTTAAAACCGGCCATGATTAAATCAAGGGACTGGCGTTTGATAATGGCGTTACGGACACGGAGCTGGAAATCCTGATAACGCGCCCACAGGTCCAGCGTTTTGTAGCGGATATAAAAATCGAAGTTAATCTGGTCGCATTCGTACTTGTTTGACGCCAGCTTCGAGAAGTCCTTCGGCTGACGCTCGGTGCCACCGGCGGTGTCGGTGGTGCTGGCGATGGAGCCGGTGACACCAATACCAATTTTTTCCCCTTTCATTTCGCTGACCGGCACAATGTTGATGCGGGTCAGGAAATCAGAGGACTCCTGCATGGTGTTCATCAGGGTCTGGGTGACCGACGGTTCAACGGTGAATTTTTTCGACACATCACCGGCGTCGATGCCGTTCAGTTCGGCAACACGGGACAGGTAAGCATTAAATTTAAAGCGGGTTTCCTGGCGCATAGTTTTTCCTGAAATTAAGGGTTAATCGTGAAGGTTTTCCCGGACTGACTGACGCCGGTCAGCAGTTCGTCATCAGGGCGTCACCGCCACCACCGGTGGCCTTGCTGCGGCGCTGCTGGGTCAGACTTTCGGTGTGGTCGAGACTGTTTTTCAGGCGGGTGAATGCCTGGCTGGTTTCATCCGCCCTGTCAGTCACCTCCTGCTTAAGTGCGGAAAAGGCGGTTTCCATCTCAGAGAGGCGCTGCTCAGTGGCGCTCAGTTTTTCCTGCACATGTTCAGCAACAGCGGTCACCGCTTCATGCACGTCATTCAGACGGGCGTCATCGCTGGCCTGTTTGCGGCCAAAAATGGATTTCACCTTTTCGGTCAGGGCGGTGAACACGGTTTCAGGCAGGTCTTCAAATTCCAGCTCAACAGGCGTTGCCACTGAAATCAGGTTTTCAGGGCTTAATTTGAAGCGGTTCAGGGGGTTGTGTTTTGCCGTGCGGCAGAATTCCAGGTATTCCGTGCCGAGGCTTGCCGGGTCATCGGTGACGGCCAGACCCACCAGATAACATTTGCCGGTGTTGGCAAAGTTCGGCTGAATTTCCATTGAGGTGTAGACCTTCTGCGCGGCCTTGTTCATCGCGATAAGGTCATCGGTCGGGGTGATTTTCGCAAACAGCGCCCATTTGCCTTTCAGCGCCGAATCATCGTCAATCTTTTCGGCCTTCAGTTCGGCCACATCGCCATAACGCTTAAAAATACCGTCAGGCAGGATGCCGCGCAGATGTTCCAGGTTAATGCGGCAACCATAGACTCGCGGGTCAAAGGTTTCGGCCATTTCCTGAATATCCTGCGCACTGATGACACGCCCGTCACAGGTGTCACCCTCAACGCCGATACGAAAGAATTTTGAGACTTTTTTTGCCATTGTCAGGAGTCCTGAATAGTGATTAGAGGAGTCACATGTCGGCATCAGTTTCCCGACGATGCGCATCCTCCGCCATCAGTCCCGGATGGCTTATCACTGACACAACAGCACCTTAGCGAATCGCGGGGCGCGACTCAGTAGCCTTGCCGTGTATTCATCACGGCGAGGTATTCATGACCATCACCACAGACACCACTCTTTTACACGACCCGCGTCGTCAGGCGGCGCTGCTGTACTGGCAGGGATTTTCCGTGCCGCAGATTGCCGCCATGTTGCAGATGAAACGCCCGACGGTGCAGAGCTGGAAACAGCGCGACGGCTGGGACAGCGTTGCCCCCATCAGCCGTGTCGAAATGAGTCTGGAAGCGCGGCTGACCCAGCTCATCATCAAACCGCAGAAAACCGGCGGTGATTTCAAGGAAATTGACCTGCTGGGACGCCAGATTGAACGACTGGCACGGGTAAACCGCTACAGCCAGACCGGCAACGAGGCAGACCTTAATCCGAACGTCGCTAACCGCAACAAAGGCGGGCGGCGCAAACCGAAAAAGAATTTTTTCAGTGACGAGGCCATCGAAAAGCTGGAGCAGATTTTCTTTGAGCAGTCTTTCGATTATCAGTTGCACTGGTATCGCGCCGGGCTTGAGCACCGCATCCGCGATATCCTGAAATCCCGCCAGATTGGCGCGACGTTTTATTTTTCCCGCGAGGCGCTGCTGCGCGCCCTGAAAACCGGTCATAACCAGATTTTTCTGTCGGCCAGTAAAACGCAGGCGTATGTGTTCCGTGAATACATCATCGCCTTTGCCCGTCTGGTTGACGTTGACCTGACCGGTGACCCGATTGTCCTGGGCAATAACGGCGCAAAACTGATTTTTCTCGGCACCAACTCCAACACCGCGCAGAGCCATAACGGCGACCTGTACGTCGACGAGATTTTCTGGATCCCGAATTTTCAGGTACTGCGTAAGGTGGCATCAGGTATGGCCTCACAGAGTCACCTGCGCTCGACCTATTTCTCCACCCCGTCCACGCTGGCGCACGACGCCTACCCGTTCTGGTCGGGTGAACTGTTTAACCGGGGACGCGCCAGCGCCGCCGAACGCGTGGAAATCGACGTCAGTCATAACGCCCTTGCCGGTGGGCTTCTCTGTGCGGACGGCCAGTGGCGGCAGATTGTCACCATTGAGGACGCCCTGAAAGGTGGCTGCACGCTGTTCGACATTGAGCAGCTTAAACGCGAAAACAGCGCCGACGATTTTAAAAACCTGTTCATGTGTGAATTTGTTGACGACAAGGCGTCGGTGTTCCCGTTCGAGGAGCTGCAACGCTGCATGGTCGACACGCTGGAAGAATGGGA
It encodes:
- a CDS encoding GPO family capsid scaffolding protein, with the translated sequence MAKKVSKFFRIGVEGDTCDGRVISAQDIQEMAETFDPRVYGCRINLEHLRGILPDGIFKRYGDVAELKAEKIDDDSALKGKWALFAKITPTDDLIAMNKAAQKVYTSMEIQPNFANTGKCYLVGLAVTDDPASLGTEYLEFCRTAKHNPLNRFKLSPENLISVATPVELEFEDLPETVFTALTEKVKSIFGRKQASDDARLNDVHEAVTAVAEHVQEKLSATEQRLSEMETAFSALKQEVTDRADETSQAFTRLKNSLDHTESLTQQRRSKATGGGGDALMTNC
- a CDS encoding terminase ATPase subunit family protein, with translation MTITTDTTLLHDPRRQAALLYWQGFSVPQIAAMLQMKRPTVQSWKQRDGWDSVAPISRVEMSLEARLTQLIIKPQKTGGDFKEIDLLGRQIERLARVNRYSQTGNEADLNPNVANRNKGGRRKPKKNFFSDEAIEKLEQIFFEQSFDYQLHWYRAGLEHRIRDILKSRQIGATFYFSREALLRALKTGHNQIFLSASKTQAYVFREYIIAFARLVDVDLTGDPIVLGNNGAKLIFLGTNSNTAQSHNGDLYVDEIFWIPNFQVLRKVASGMASQSHLRSTYFSTPSTLAHDAYPFWSGELFNRGRASAAERVEIDVSHNALAGGLLCADGQWRQIVTIEDALKGGCTLFDIEQLKRENSADDFKNLFMCEFVDDKASVFPFEELQRCMVDTLEEWEDYAPFAANPFGSRPVWIGYDPSHRGDSAGCVVLAPPVVAGGKFRILERHQWKGMDFATQAESIRKLTEKYNVEYIGIDATGLGVGVFQLVRSFYPAARDIRYTPEMKTAMVLKAKDVIRRGCLEYDVSATDITSSFMAIRKTMTSSGRSATYEASRSEEASHADLAWATMHALLNEPLTAGISTPLTSTILEFY